A window of the Lactuca sativa cultivar Salinas chromosome 5, Lsat_Salinas_v11, whole genome shotgun sequence genome harbors these coding sequences:
- the LOC111880186 gene encoding calcium-transporting ATPase 8, plasma membrane-type isoform X3 → MFCLYTTRKRNISDLKHQVPSYWIFISGYSLSIDESSMTGESHTVDLMVGCKVADGCSTMMAYICGKKNDPPNDTSALPPKIVSLLVESVAHNTTSSVFSPELGMNFDVVRSECSIIYASPFNSEKKQGGVAVKRIIVWKQSLYLLLSENSLCFMYFVIWIRKICFSSLTHVNKITFKCDLF, encoded by the exons ATGTTTTGCTTATATACAACAAGAAAGAGAAATATAAGTGACTTGAAGCATCAG GTTCCATCTTATTGGATTTTCATTTCTGGTTACTCTCTTTCTATTGATGAATCAAGTATGACTGGTGAGAGTCACACT GTTGATTTAATGGTTGGGTGCAAGGTGGCTGATGGCTGTAGTACTATGATG GCTTATATTTGTGGGAAGAAAAATGATCCACCAAATGACACGTCAGCATTACCTCCAAAGATTGTATCTCTTCTTGTTGAAAGTGTAGCTCACAATACAACAAGCAGTGTATTTTCCCCTGAG CTTGGAATGAATTTTGATGTCGTGAGGTCAGAGTGTTCAATTATTTATGCATCCCCATTCAACTCAGAGAAAAAACAAGGTGGTGTTGCAGTCAAACGGATAATTGTATGGAAGCAGTCTCTCTACCTTCTCCTTTCCGAAAATAGTTTGTGCTTTATGTATTTTGTTATTTGGATTAGGAAGATTTGTTTTTCTAGTTTGACTCATGTtaataaaataacatttaaatGTGATTTATTTTGA
- the LOC111880186 gene encoding calcium-transporting ATPase 8, plasma membrane-type isoform X2 has protein sequence MFVTMRERERERVCVCVCVCVCVIHLMISDQVPSYWIFISGYSLSIDESSMTGESHTVDLMVGCKVADGCSTMMAYICGKKNDPPNDTSALPPKIVSLLVESVAHNTTSSVFSPELGMNFDVVRSECSIIYASPFNSEKKQGGVAVKRIIVWKQSLYLLLSENSLCFMYFVIWIRKICFSSLTHVNKITFKCDLF, from the exons ATGTTTGTaaccatgagagagagagagagagagagagtgtgtgtgtgtgtgtgtgtgtgtgtgtgtgtcatacATCTTATGATAAGCGACCAG GTTCCATCTTATTGGATTTTCATTTCTGGTTACTCTCTTTCTATTGATGAATCAAGTATGACTGGTGAGAGTCACACT GTTGATTTAATGGTTGGGTGCAAGGTGGCTGATGGCTGTAGTACTATGATG GCTTATATTTGTGGGAAGAAAAATGATCCACCAAATGACACGTCAGCATTACCTCCAAAGATTGTATCTCTTCTTGTTGAAAGTGTAGCTCACAATACAACAAGCAGTGTATTTTCCCCTGAG CTTGGAATGAATTTTGATGTCGTGAGGTCAGAGTGTTCAATTATTTATGCATCCCCATTCAACTCAGAGAAAAAACAAGGTGGTGTTGCAGTCAAACGGATAATTGTATGGAAGCAGTCTCTCTACCTTCTCCTTTCCGAAAATAGTTTGTGCTTTATGTATTTTGTTATTTGGATTAGGAAGATTTGTTTTTCTAGTTTGACTCATGTtaataaaataacatttaaatGTGATTTATTTTGA
- the LOC111880186 gene encoding calcium-transporting ATPase 8, plasma membrane-type isoform X1 — protein MFVTMRERERERVCVCVCVCVCVIHLMISDQVICFSFLVISVFALVYISFINQVPSYWIFISGYSLSIDESSMTGESHTVDLMVGCKVADGCSTMMAYICGKKNDPPNDTSALPPKIVSLLVESVAHNTTSSVFSPELGMNFDVVRSECSIIYASPFNSEKKQGGVAVKRIIVWKQSLYLLLSENSLCFMYFVIWIRKICFSSLTHVNKITFKCDLF, from the exons ATGTTTGTaaccatgagagagagagagagagagagagtgtgtgtgtgtgtgtgtgtgtgtgtgtgtgtcatacATCTTATGATAAGCGACCAGGTAATATGTTTCTCATTTCTTGTGATTTCCGTTTTTGCCCTTGTTTACATTTCATTCATAAACCAGGTTCCATCTTATTGGATTTTCATTTCTGGTTACTCTCTTTCTATTGATGAATCAAGTATGACTGGTGAGAGTCACACT GTTGATTTAATGGTTGGGTGCAAGGTGGCTGATGGCTGTAGTACTATGATG GCTTATATTTGTGGGAAGAAAAATGATCCACCAAATGACACGTCAGCATTACCTCCAAAGATTGTATCTCTTCTTGTTGAAAGTGTAGCTCACAATACAACAAGCAGTGTATTTTCCCCTGAG CTTGGAATGAATTTTGATGTCGTGAGGTCAGAGTGTTCAATTATTTATGCATCCCCATTCAACTCAGAGAAAAAACAAGGTGGTGTTGCAGTCAAACGGATAATTGTATGGAAGCAGTCTCTCTACCTTCTCCTTTCCGAAAATAGTTTGTGCTTTATGTATTTTGTTATTTGGATTAGGAAGATTTGTTTTTCTAGTTTGACTCATGTtaataaaataacatttaaatGTGATTTATTTTGA